A genomic stretch from Candidatus Ishikawaella capsulata Mpkobe includes:
- the moeB gene encoding molybdopterin-synthase adenylyltransferase MoeB → MLNFLTKKEQLRYNRQIILKNFDLQGQKILKDSSVLIVGLGGIGCSTATWLVCSGIGKITLLDFDLVSQNNLQRQILYRDTTLGMLKVDSAQKILQSLNNYCQINTISERLSNDKLNYLIKHQNAVLDCTDNIESREQLNVLCYFSKVPLISAAAIRMEGQLNTFTWQVEHPCYHCISRLFGRKKLSCVESGVMAPLVGVMGALQAMETLKLLTNYGNSLESKILMYDALTIQFKKFVVKKDLNCEVCSHHNFKI, encoded by the coding sequence ATATTGAATTTTTTAACAAAAAAAGAACAATTACGTTATAATCGTCAAATTATTTTGAAAAACTTTGATCTTCAAGGGCAAAAGATCTTAAAAGATTCTAGTGTATTAATTGTTGGTCTTGGAGGAATTGGTTGTTCTACTGCTACTTGGCTAGTTTGTTCTGGTATCGGAAAGATTACATTACTAGATTTTGATCTTGTTTCTCAGAATAATTTACAGCGACAAATATTATATAGAGATACTACTCTTGGTATGCTAAAAGTTGATTCTGCTCAAAAAATATTACAGTCATTAAATAATTATTGCCAAATAAATACTATTAGTGAAAGATTAAGTAATGACAAATTAAATTATTTGATCAAGCATCAAAATGCAGTGTTAGATTGTACTGATAATATTGAAAGTCGTGAACAACTGAATGTATTATGTTACTTTTCTAAAGTCCCATTAATTTCCGCAGCAGCTATTCGTATGGAAGGTCAACTGAACACATTTACATGGCAAGTAGAACACCCCTGTTATCATTGCATTAGTCGGTTATTTGGCAGAAAAAAGTTAAGTTGTGTTGAATCCGGTGTTATGGCTCCTTTAGTTGGTGTTATGGGTGCCTTACAAGCCATGGAAACATTAAAATTATTAACAAATTATGGAAACTCATTAGAGAGCAAGATATTAATGTACGATGCATTAACAATACAATTTAAAAAATTTGTAGTTAAAAAAGATTTAAATTGTGAAGTGTGTAGCCATCATAATTTTAAAATATAA
- the adk gene encoding adenylate kinase — translation MYIILLGAPGAGKGTQAHFIKNKYDLLLVSTGDILRDAVQKDSHLNNKVQSLMNRGEFITDELMIALVKKYINNKKGKNGVLLDGFPRTMPQAIALREAGFNIDCVIELEVPDNLIIKRIVGRRIHALSGRTYHVTLNPPKVHNRDDVTGEILTIRKDDQEYIVRKRLIEYHKMTEPVINYYKRELSGHTNYYKIDGTLPIIRVNQEITKILESIQ, via the coding sequence ATGTATATAATTTTATTAGGAGCTCCAGGAGCTGGAAAAGGGACACAAGCTCATTTTATTAAAAATAAATACGACCTTTTATTAGTTTCTACTGGGGATATTTTAAGAGATGCTGTACAAAAAGATAGTCATTTGAATAATAAAGTACAATCTCTGATGAATAGGGGTGAATTCATAACGGATGAACTAATGATCGCGTTAGTAAAAAAGTATATTAATAACAAAAAAGGTAAAAATGGTGTTTTATTAGATGGTTTCCCTCGTACTATGCCTCAGGCAATTGCCTTACGAGAAGCAGGTTTTAATATTGACTGTGTAATTGAGTTAGAGGTTCCGGATAATTTAATTATCAAACGTATTGTAGGTCGTAGAATTCATGCTCTTTCAGGACGTACTTATCATGTAACACTCAATCCTCCTAAAGTACACAATAGGGATGATGTAACTGGTGAAATATTAACTATTCGTAAAGATGATCAAGAATATATTGTGCGTAAACGGCTTATTGAATACCATAAAATGACTGAACCAGTTATTAATTACTATAAACGTGAATTAAGCGGTCATACCAATTATTATAAAATAGATGGTACACTTCCTATTATAAGAGTAAATCAGGAGATAACTAAAATACTTGAATCTATACAATAG
- the htpG gene encoding molecular chaperone HtpG, producing MKKKETHIFQSEVKQLLHLMINSLYSNKEIFLRELISNASDAIEKLRFHALSNPALYEKNGEFNILISVDKENSTITISDNGVGMTRTEVIENLGTIAKSGTKTFLESITSNDPEKNRNLIGQFGVGFYSVFIVADKVTVKTRAAGLSADQGVFWESLGQGEYTLANISKADRGTDITLHIKKGEEEFLEDWRLRNIISKYSDHISLPVKIRTKKNENEGIHWEKINKAEALWIRNKSDISEVEYKEFYKHITHDNNDPLVWSHNRVEGKQEYISLLYVPKCAPWDMWNREHKHGLKLYVRRVFVMDDAVQFMPHYLRFIRGLIDSNDLPLNVSREILQDNRVTHSLRNALVKRALQMLDKLTQDTEKYQLFWKEFGLVIKEGPAEDINNKENIVKLLRFSTTHNNSIEQNVSLDEYISRMPKDQEKIFFIAADSYAAAKSSPHLEIFYKKGIEVLLLFDRIDEWMMSHILDFQGKKFQSVSKVDDSLNKLMSNDAYKDKEEQKTLQPFIKRVKNILGERVKEVRLTHRLTDTPAIVITDTNDMSTQMVKLFAAVGQTVPEVKYILELNSEHILVKRMIDIQDENIFSLWVELLLDQALLAERGTLDNPNQFIQRINKLLVA from the coding sequence ATGAAAAAAAAAGAAACACATATTTTTCAGTCAGAAGTAAAGCAACTTCTACATTTAATGATCAATTCACTCTATTCTAATAAAGAAATTTTTTTAAGAGAGTTAATTTCTAATGCTTCCGATGCTATAGAAAAACTACGATTTCATGCTCTATCTAATCCTGCTCTATACGAAAAAAATGGTGAATTTAATATACTCATTTCTGTTGATAAAGAAAATAGTACTATAACAATAAGCGATAATGGTGTTGGTATGACTAGAACAGAAGTAATTGAAAACTTAGGAACTATTGCTAAATCAGGAACGAAAACTTTTTTAGAATCCATTACTAGTAACGATCCAGAAAAAAATAGGAACCTAATTGGTCAATTTGGAGTTGGATTTTATTCGGTTTTTATAGTAGCCGATAAAGTGACCGTAAAGACTAGAGCAGCAGGTCTTTCAGCAGATCAAGGTGTATTTTGGGAATCTTTAGGACAAGGAGAATATACTTTAGCAAATATTTCCAAAGCAGATAGGGGTACAGATATTACTCTACATATTAAAAAAGGAGAAGAAGAATTTTTAGAAGATTGGCGTTTACGTAATATTATTAGTAAATATTCTGATCATATATCTTTACCTGTAAAAATTAGAACTAAAAAGAACGAAAATGAGGGAATACATTGGGAAAAAATTAATAAAGCAGAAGCCTTGTGGATACGTAATAAATCAGATATTAGTGAGGTAGAATACAAAGAATTTTATAAACATATTACTCATGATAATAATGATCCTCTAGTATGGAGTCATAATAGAGTTGAAGGAAAACAAGAATACATTAGTTTGCTTTATGTTCCAAAGTGTGCTCCTTGGGATATGTGGAATAGAGAACATAAACATGGCTTAAAACTGTACGTACGTAGGGTATTTGTAATGGATGATGCTGTACAGTTTATGCCTCACTATCTACGTTTTATACGTGGTTTAATTGATTCCAATGATTTACCGCTAAATGTATCACGTGAAATTTTACAAGATAATCGTGTAACACACAGCTTGCGCAATGCATTAGTAAAGCGTGCGCTACAAATGCTTGATAAATTAACACAAGATACTGAAAAATATCAGCTCTTTTGGAAAGAGTTTGGTTTAGTTATAAAAGAAGGACCAGCTGAAGATATTAATAATAAAGAAAATATTGTAAAATTATTGCGTTTTTCTACTACTCATAATAATAGTATTGAGCAAAATGTCTCCTTAGATGAATATATTTCTCGCATGCCAAAGGATCAGGAAAAAATTTTCTTTATTGCTGCTGATAGTTATGCTGCAGCAAAAAGTAGTCCTCATTTAGAAATTTTTTATAAAAAAGGAATTGAAGTATTATTATTATTTGATCGTATTGACGAATGGATGATGAGTCATATACTGGATTTTCAAGGTAAAAAATTTCAATCTGTAAGTAAGGTAGATGATTCACTTAACAAATTGATGAGTAATGATGCCTATAAAGATAAAGAAGAACAAAAAACATTACAGCCTTTTATTAAGCGAGTAAAAAATATATTAGGTGAGCGTGTAAAAGAAGTAAGACTGACTCATCGTTTAACTGATACTCCTGCTATCGTAATAACCGATACTAATGATATGAGTACTCAGATGGTAAAACTCTTTGCAGCGGTGGGACAAACAGTCCCTGAAGTAAAATACATTCTTGAATTAAATTCCGAACACATTTTAGTTAAACGCATGATAGATATACAAGATGAAAATATTTTTTCATTATGGGTAGAATTGTTATTAGATCAAGCTTTATTAGCTGAACGAGGGACTTTAGATAATCCTAACCAATTTATTCAACGTATAAATAAACTCTTAGTAGCATAA
- a CDS encoding YbaB/EbfC family nucleoid-associated protein, with amino-acid sequence MFSEGGMNNLMKQAQQMQDKMSKVRKEIIDIEVTGVSGAGLVKVTVNGAHNCRRVELDVSLLKDEKEMLEDLIAAAFNDATRRIEEKQKEKMSSLTSDMQLPPDLNFF; translated from the coding sequence ATGTTTTCTGAAGGCGGTATGAATAATCTAATGAAGCAAGCTCAGCAAATGCAAGATAAAATGAGCAAGGTAAGAAAAGAAATAATTGATATAGAAGTAACAGGAGTATCTGGTGCAGGTTTAGTTAAAGTAACAGTTAATGGCGCTCATAATTGTCGCCGAGTGGAGTTAGATGTTAGTTTATTAAAAGATGAGAAAGAAATGTTAGAAGATTTAATAGCAGCCGCTTTTAATGATGCGACTCGTCGTATAGAAGAAAAACAAAAAGAAAAGATGTCCTCTTTGACTAGTGATATGCAATTACCGCCAGATCTGAATTTTTTTTAA
- the dnaX gene encoding DNA polymerase III subunit gamma/tau — protein MYYQVLARKWRPQVFTDVAGQDYVLTALSNSLSMDKVHHAYLFSGTRGVGKTTIARLLAKGLNCKIGITSKFCSKCANCLEIEQGRFVDLIEIDAASRTKVEDTRELLENVQYVPVRGRFKIYLIDEVHMLSRYSFNALLKILEEPPMHVKFLLATTDPQKLPITVLSRCLRFHLKALDVDQIFHKLQSILEKEEIVYELQALRLLAYAANGSMRDALSLTEQAIAMGLGKVNTVNVNLILGILDDEKPLKLIEALFTKNVAYSIDLLDQIALYGIEWDAILAELLSLLHRIAILKFLPNSLGDNRYIKYDTELKELSRKISFNQIQLYYQILSVGRKDLMLAPNPRIGVEMILLRAITFKQQERIDETPICHHNNIILKNEKDLMPKPSGRLSNISEMIDQYNTEKFSEIPESISKKEQKKIVCDEGVDIYKPLVPYVNSYKKELKKNSDVSEKKELMPEKFLNNSTNINTVLSPCIDNTKREQYAEWISLLIRESQKRDVWAAQIDSLELPQMVRLLALNSWKEEKLPHICLHLRSSHRHLHTVLAQKTLVSALSQLLGNKIELSIIEDDNPEILTPIEWQNFIYKEKLEQVTQSIAKDSKVQVLRTFFSSDLEEESIKPL, from the coding sequence ATGTATTATCAAGTACTAGCCCGTAAATGGCGTCCTCAAGTATTTACTGATGTAGCTGGCCAAGATTATGTTTTAACTGCATTATCTAATAGTTTATCTATGGATAAGGTACATCATGCTTATCTATTTTCTGGTACTCGTGGAGTGGGAAAAACCACGATTGCTCGTTTATTAGCCAAAGGCTTAAATTGTAAAATTGGTATTACATCAAAATTTTGTAGTAAATGTGCTAATTGTCTCGAGATAGAACAAGGAAGATTTGTTGATTTAATTGAAATAGATGCTGCTTCTCGTACTAAAGTAGAAGATACTCGAGAATTATTGGAGAATGTCCAATATGTACCCGTAAGAGGGAGGTTTAAAATATATCTCATCGATGAAGTACATATGTTATCTCGCTATAGTTTTAATGCATTGTTAAAAATTTTAGAAGAACCACCAATGCATGTTAAATTTTTACTAGCAACTACGGATCCTCAAAAGTTACCTATTACTGTTCTTTCTCGTTGTTTACGTTTTCATTTAAAAGCTTTGGATGTTGATCAAATATTTCATAAATTGCAATCTATTTTAGAAAAAGAAGAAATTGTATATGAACTACAGGCGTTAAGATTATTAGCATATGCTGCTAATGGCAGTATGCGAGATGCATTAAGCTTAACCGAACAAGCTATTGCTATGGGATTAGGTAAAGTTAATACCGTAAATGTAAATCTCATATTAGGCATATTAGATGATGAAAAACCTTTAAAATTAATTGAAGCACTATTTACAAAAAATGTAGCATATAGTATAGATTTATTAGATCAAATAGCCTTATATGGTATAGAATGGGATGCAATTCTCGCTGAACTGCTAAGTTTATTACATAGAATAGCAATACTAAAGTTTTTACCTAATTCCTTAGGTGATAATAGGTATATAAAATATGATACTGAGTTAAAAGAATTATCTCGTAAAATATCTTTTAACCAGATACAACTTTATTATCAAATATTATCAGTAGGACGTAAAGATTTAATGTTAGCTCCTAATCCCCGTATAGGTGTTGAAATGATCTTATTACGCGCGATTACATTCAAACAACAAGAAAGAATCGATGAAACTCCAATATGTCATCATAATAATATAATATTAAAGAATGAAAAAGATTTAATGCCTAAACCAAGTGGAAGACTTTCTAATATTAGTGAAATGATTGATCAATATAATACAGAAAAATTTTCTGAAATACCTGAGTCAATTAGTAAAAAAGAACAAAAAAAAATTGTTTGTGATGAAGGAGTTGATATTTATAAACCTCTGGTTCCATATGTAAATTCTTATAAAAAAGAACTTAAAAAAAACTCAGATGTATCAGAAAAAAAAGAATTAATGCCAGAAAAATTCTTAAATAACTCTACTAATATTAATACAGTTTTATCCCCATGTATTGATAACACTAAAAGAGAACAATATGCAGAATGGATTTCTTTATTAATTCGAGAATCTCAAAAAAGGGATGTCTGGGCGGCACAAATTGACAGCTTAGAACTGCCACAGATGGTACGGTTATTAGCTTTAAATTCGTGGAAAGAAGAAAAATTACCTCATATATGTTTACATTTACGTTCTAGTCACCGTCATCTTCACACAGTACTTGCTCAGAAAACCCTAGTATCAGCTCTAAGTCAATTACTAGGTAATAAAATTGAATTATCGATTATTGAAGATGATAATCCTGAAATATTAACACCAATAGAATGGCAAAATTTTATTTATAAAGAAAAACTTGAGCAAGTTACTCAATCAATAGCCAAAGATAGTAAAGTTCAAGTATTACGTACCTTTTTTTCTTCAGATTTAGAGGAAGAAAGTATAAAACCACTTTAA
- the apt gene encoding adenine phosphoribosyltransferase, which translates to MIITAQQSELIKNSITNIRDHPKPGILFRDVTTLLKNANAYATTIALLVKHYQYRNITKVVGTEARGFLFGAPVALGLHVGFIPVRKPGKLPRKVFSENYALEYGTSKLQLHRDAISSRDIVLIVDDLLATGGTIEAAVKLIRRAGGKVQDAAFVINLFDLNGTERLKALGIKTYCLVNLSSY; encoded by the coding sequence ATGATTATAACTGCACAACAATCTGAACTTATTAAAAATAGTATAACAAATATTAGAGATCATCCGAAACCAGGAATTTTATTCAGAGATGTCACGACGTTGCTGAAAAACGCTAATGCTTATGCTACTACTATTGCTTTATTAGTAAAGCACTACCAATATAGAAATATTACAAAAGTAGTAGGAACAGAAGCAAGAGGTTTTTTATTCGGAGCTCCAGTTGCTCTGGGATTACACGTAGGATTTATACCTGTACGTAAGCCAGGTAAACTACCTCGTAAAGTTTTTAGTGAAAATTATGCATTAGAATATGGAACTAGTAAGTTACAATTACATCGAGATGCTATCTCATCTAGAGATATAGTATTAATTGTAGATGATCTCTTAGCTACAGGAGGTACTATTGAAGCAGCTGTGAAACTTATTAGACGGGCTGGTGGCAAAGTACAGGATGCTGCATTTGTAATTAATTTATTTGACTTAAATGGTACAGAACGCTTAAAAGCATTAGGAATAAAAACTTATTGTTTAGTTAATTTATCGAGCTATTAA
- the ppiD gene encoding peptidylprolyl isomerase, producing the protein MISNLHTVFNNITVKLLLIVILITFGLTGVINNYLLGIDNDDYAVSVNGYKISRLQIKSILDNDINQLWSTSDESTRRDIYFYVLQQIIINILLHQYVEKLKFSVSDYTIKQFILNEENFQVNGSFDNATYKNKIAQMGLTVDQYIKLLRARLSMQNLLSSITNSDFILKSESEKILNLSQQKRNFRTAALSIDKLIKAQHISDSDILSYYKNNMRLFLQPEKFLVSYILLDVANVKEPIVSELEIKNWYNQNKDEYLQIPLNHYRIIQTKTKYQANLIIKKLINGENFALLAKKYSIDPLSNLQGGDLGWVEPARIPEELKKANLTKIGQISDPIKLSVGFIIAKLEGIQRKHVKSITEVRDTIVNQIIEQKKLTYLSQLQQKIVKAIENHANISQIEKLAKIKVVKTNWFNLNNIPAEFNNESVKNSLLNIFLEEKNKANKSINIIGTDDYTTFIAKLDGYTPQTTIPLKDVKNKIVSYLKYNQAIKQAKIQGQKIVEDLNVGKYDSFKKAKLHFGKLQVTDINTKDLVSQKVFTIPKPEKGKRYELMDDSHGHIILIALDKVFTDQGNTEQYQKIIKNIDAYDRTIIINTLLQALYEKAKIKYGKYAM; encoded by the coding sequence ATGATAAGTAATTTGCACACGGTATTTAATAATATAACAGTCAAACTATTGTTAATAGTTATACTAATAACTTTTGGATTGACTGGCGTAATCAATAATTATTTGCTCGGAATAGATAATGACGATTATGCAGTCTCAGTTAATGGATATAAAATTAGTCGTTTACAAATTAAATCAATATTAGATAATGATATAAATCAGTTATGGTCAACATCAGATGAATCTACTCGGAGAGATATTTATTTTTACGTATTGCAACAAATTATTATAAACATTTTATTACATCAATACGTTGAAAAATTAAAATTTTCCGTAAGTGATTATACAATTAAACAATTTATTTTAAATGAAGAAAACTTTCAAGTTAATGGAAGTTTTGATAATGCAACGTATAAGAATAAAATAGCTCAAATGGGTTTGACAGTTGATCAATATATAAAATTATTACGGGCTCGCTTATCAATGCAAAATCTACTTAGCTCAATTACAAATTCAGATTTTATATTAAAATCTGAATCAGAAAAGATTTTGAATTTATCTCAACAAAAACGTAATTTTAGAACAGCGGCTCTAAGTATTGATAAATTAATTAAAGCACAACATATTAGTGATAGTGATATTCTTAGTTATTATAAGAACAATATGCGTTTGTTTCTGCAACCAGAAAAATTTTTAGTAAGTTATATACTATTAGATGTAGCTAATGTAAAAGAACCTATTGTCAGTGAGTTAGAGATTAAAAATTGGTATAATCAAAACAAGGATGAATATCTTCAGATTCCGTTGAATCATTATAGAATTATTCAAACTAAAACTAAATATCAAGCAAATTTGATAATAAAAAAATTAATAAATGGAGAAAATTTTGCTCTTTTAGCTAAAAAATATTCTATTGATCCTCTTTCAAATCTTCAAGGTGGGGATTTAGGATGGGTAGAACCTGCGCGCATTCCCGAAGAACTTAAAAAAGCTAATTTGACTAAAATAGGTCAAATTTCTGATCCCATTAAATTATCGGTTGGTTTTATAATCGCAAAGTTAGAAGGTATACAACGCAAACATGTTAAATCGATAACAGAAGTACGTGATACTATTGTAAACCAAATTATAGAACAAAAAAAATTAACTTATTTATCTCAGTTACAGCAAAAAATTGTTAAAGCTATTGAGAACCATGCCAATATCTCTCAAATTGAAAAATTAGCAAAAATAAAAGTGGTAAAAACTAATTGGTTTAATTTGAATAATATTCCGGCAGAATTTAATAATGAATCTGTAAAAAATTCACTTTTGAATATTTTTTTAGAAGAAAAAAATAAAGCCAATAAAAGTATTAATATCATTGGAACGGATGATTATACGACTTTTATTGCAAAATTAGATGGATATACACCACAAACTACTATACCTTTAAAAGATGTAAAAAATAAAATTGTTAGTTATTTAAAATATAACCAAGCTATAAAACAAGCCAAAATACAAGGACAAAAAATAGTAGAGGATTTAAATGTAGGGAAATATGATAGCTTTAAAAAAGCTAAGCTACATTTTGGAAAATTACAAGTAACAGATATTAATACTAAAGATTTAGTATCACAAAAAGTTTTTACTATTCCAAAACCAGAAAAAGGGAAACGTTATGAGTTAATGGACGATTCTCATGGTCATATAATTTTAATTGCTCTCGATAAAGTTTTTACAGACCAAGGAAATACTGAACAATATCAAAAAATTATAAAAAATATAGATGCATACGACAGAACAATCATAATTAATACACTATTACAAGCATTATATGAAAAAGCAAAGATTAAGTATGGTAAATATGCAATGTAA
- the lon gene encoding endopeptidase La: MNAERSKNLEIPVLPLRDVVVYPHMVIPLFVGREKSIRCLESAVEEEKKILLVAQREPLQDDPSTNDLFSVGTISSILQMLKLPDGTVKVLVEGLQRAHITNLSDNGEYFVAQIEYMIISNTEGSKKQDREQEILICAALSQFEGYIKLNQKIPPEVLTSLNNIDDAARLADTVAAHMPLKLVDKQSILEMFDVNERLQYLMAMMESEIDLLQVEKRIRNRVKKQMEKSQREYYLNEQMKAIQKELSEIDESFDEYEVLKRKINKTKMPKEVFKKVEAELQKMRMMSPMSAEATVIRNYIDWIVQIPWSVRSKVKKDLNKAQYGLDKDHYGLKKVKDRILEYLAVQTRLNKIRGAIICLVGPPGVGKTSLGQSIAKATGRKYIRMALGGVRDEAEIRGHRRTYIGSMPGKLIQKMAKVGVTNPLFLLDEIDKMSHDMRGDPASALLEVLDPEQNSSFNDHYLELDYDLSDVMFVATSNSMNIPPPLLDRMEVIKLSGYTEDEKLNIAKQHLIPKQIHRNALKEEEITIEPDAIIDIIRYYTREAGVRNLEREISKICRKTVKMLLLDKTTKHMTINSENLKKFLGIKLYDYGRANNENRVGQVTGLAWTEVGGDLLTIEATCIPGNGKFNYTGSLGEVMQESIQAALTVVRARANDLGIDSNFHETQDIHIHVPEGATPKDGPSAGIAMCTALVSCLTGNTVKSDVAMTGEITLRGHILSIGGLKEKLLAAHRGGIKTVIIPHENIRDLEEIPKNIIANLTIYPVKLIEEVLKLAVVKK; encoded by the coding sequence ATGAATGCTGAGCGTTCTAAAAACCTTGAAATCCCTGTATTACCTCTACGTGACGTAGTAGTTTACCCACATATGGTTATTCCATTATTTGTTGGCAGAGAAAAATCCATTCGGTGCCTTGAATCTGCAGTAGAGGAAGAAAAAAAAATTTTATTAGTGGCTCAAAGAGAACCTTTGCAAGATGATCCCAGTACCAATGATCTTTTTTCAGTAGGCACTATTTCATCTATCTTGCAGATGCTTAAACTTCCAGATGGTACTGTAAAAGTATTAGTCGAAGGTTTACAAAGAGCCCATATCACCAATTTATCTGATAATGGTGAATATTTTGTTGCACAAATAGAATATATGATTATTTCCAATACAGAAGGAAGCAAAAAACAAGATCGTGAACAAGAAATACTTATTTGTGCAGCACTTAGTCAATTTGAAGGGTATATAAAACTTAACCAGAAAATACCTCCGGAGGTACTAACTTCATTAAACAATATTGATGATGCTGCACGTTTAGCAGATACAGTAGCAGCTCATATGCCATTGAAACTCGTCGATAAACAATCAATATTAGAAATGTTCGATGTAAATGAACGTTTACAATATCTAATGGCCATGATGGAATCAGAAATTGATTTATTGCAAGTTGAGAAACGTATTCGTAATCGTGTAAAAAAACAAATGGAAAAAAGTCAACGTGAATACTATTTAAACGAGCAAATGAAAGCAATTCAAAAAGAATTAAGTGAAATAGATGAATCATTTGATGAATATGAAGTATTGAAACGTAAAATTAATAAAACGAAGATGCCTAAAGAAGTTTTTAAGAAGGTAGAAGCAGAATTACAAAAAATGAGAATGATGTCTCCAATGTCAGCAGAAGCAACAGTTATACGAAATTATATTGATTGGATCGTTCAAATTCCTTGGAGTGTACGTAGTAAAGTAAAAAAAGATTTAAATAAAGCTCAATATGGATTAGATAAAGATCATTATGGTTTAAAAAAAGTTAAGGATCGCATATTAGAATATTTAGCTGTGCAGACTCGACTAAATAAAATTAGAGGAGCAATTATTTGCTTAGTTGGACCTCCAGGTGTAGGTAAAACTTCATTGGGTCAGTCTATTGCTAAAGCTACAGGTCGCAAATATATAAGAATGGCCTTGGGTGGTGTAAGAGATGAAGCTGAAATACGTGGTCATCGTCGTACTTATATTGGTTCTATGCCTGGTAAGCTTATTCAAAAAATGGCTAAGGTAGGTGTTACAAATCCTTTATTTTTACTGGATGAAATTGATAAAATGTCTCATGATATGCGAGGTGACCCTGCTTCAGCTCTATTAGAAGTATTAGATCCCGAACAGAATAGTTCTTTTAATGATCATTATCTTGAATTGGATTATGATCTTTCTGATGTTATGTTTGTAGCGACATCAAATTCAATGAATATACCACCACCATTACTAGATAGAATGGAGGTTATTAAACTTTCAGGTTATACTGAAGATGAAAAGTTAAATATTGCTAAGCAACATTTAATTCCTAAACAAATACATCGTAATGCTCTGAAAGAAGAGGAAATTACTATCGAACCTGATGCGATAATAGACATCATTCGTTATTATACTAGAGAAGCTGGAGTCCGTAATCTTGAGCGAGAAATATCTAAAATATGCCGTAAAACTGTGAAGATGTTATTATTAGATAAAACTACCAAACATATGACTATTAATAGTGAAAATTTGAAAAAATTTTTAGGTATTAAACTTTATGATTATGGTCGTGCAAATAATGAAAATCGTGTAGGTCAAGTTACGGGATTAGCGTGGACAGAAGTAGGTGGAGATTTATTAACTATCGAGGCAACTTGTATACCTGGAAATGGCAAATTTAATTATACCGGTTCCTTAGGAGAAGTCATGCAAGAATCTATTCAAGCCGCCCTAACTGTAGTGCGTGCACGAGCAAATGATTTAGGCATTGATAGTAATTTTCACGAAACACAAGATATACATATACATGTTCCAGAAGGTGCAACTCCTAAAGATGGTCCTAGTGCAGGAATTGCTATGTGCACTGCATTAGTTTCTTGTTTGACTGGTAATACAGTAAAATCAGATGTGGCGATGACCGGAGAAATTACATTACGGGGTCACATATTATCTATTGGAGGATTAAAAGAGAAATTACTGGCCGCTCATCGTGGAGGTATCAAAACTGTAATTATTCCCCATGAGAATATACGGGATTTAGAAGAAATTCCCAAAAATATAATTGCTAATTTGACAATTTATCCAGTTAAACTAATTGAAGAAGTACTAAAGTTAGCTGTAGTTAAGAAATAA